In Desulfomicrobium apsheronum, the genomic window GAGAACTTCAGTCGCGCTCTGACCGCGCTCGGCGACGAGCCGATCATGTCCATCGCCCCGCTGCGCCAGGCCAAGATCGGCGTGCTGGTCACGGGTACTGAGGTTTTTCAGGGACTGATCGAGGACAGGTTTGCGCCCATCATCCGCGCCAAGGCCGAAGCGCTGGGGTCCACGGTCGTTGGCGAGGTCGTTGCTCCGGACGACCGGGCGGCCATCGCCGACGGCGTGAAGCAACTGCTGGAAAGTGGCGCCGATCTGATCGTGACCACGGCCGGGCTCTCCGTTGACCCCGATGACGTGACCCGCAAGGGCCTGGAGGACGCCGGAATGACCGACGCCCTGCACGGCGCGCCGATCCTGCCCGGAGCCATGACGCTCATCGGCCGCATCGGAAGCGTACAGGTCATGGGCGTGCCCGCCTGCGCCCTCTTCTTCAAGACCACAAGCCTGGACGTGCTCCTGCCCCGCCTGCTGGCCGGCGTGCCCATCACCCGCCGCGACCTGGCCCGCATCGGCGAAGGCGGGATCTGCCTGCAGTGCAACACCTGCACCTACCCCAAGTGCACCTTCGCCAAATAGCCCAAAAGGCCTGAATGACGCCAAGGGGCCCCGCCGTCGAGATCGCGACGGCGAGGCCCTCTTTTCTTTCACCCGTCAGGCTTGCCCGCCGCCCGATCATCGATTATCCATCCCGGCATCATAACCTCGGAGGAATCATGATCAGCATCGACCAGCTTCTCGTCTTCAGCCTGACCTCGCTCCTGCTCATCTTCACCCCCGGCCCGGACATCATCTACGTGCTGACCCGAGGCGTGGCCCAGGGGCGCTCGGCCGCGCTGGCCGCCGCCATGGGGTTCAGCCTGGGCAATATCGGGCACACCCTGCTTGCGGTCTTCGGACTTTCGGCCATCCTGGCTTCGTCGGCCTTGGCCTTCACCCTGGTCAAGGTCGCGGGCGGCATCTACCTGCTCTACCTCGGCTTCAAGCTCTGGACGGCGGACCCGGCGCTGATCCTCTCCGGACACGGGGAAGACAAGACGGCCCGCATCATCTTTCGCCAATCGATCCTCGCCAATCTGCTCAACCCCAAGGTCGCGATCTTTTTCCTGGCCTTCTTTCCGCAGTTCGTGCGCCCCGACCAGGGGCACCCGGCCATACAGATGATGATCCTCGGCCTGACCTTCGTCGTTTTGACCATGCTCGGCTTCGGGCTGGTGGCCCTTGGCGCGGGAGCGCTCAACTCCCGCCTGGCGGCCCGCCCCTCCCTCTCGGCCTGGCTGCACAAGGGCGCCGGGGCCATCCTCATGCTGCTCGGCCTGCGCCTGCTCTGGGCCGACCGCTAGCCCAAAAAAAAGGCGGGCCGCATCCGGTCCGCCTTCATTTTCATCTTTTACAGGAAAACTACATCCAGCGCTTCCTGGCCAGCAAAAGCCAGGCGAGCAGACAGCCACCGACGGCGATCCCGGAGACAATGGCGAAGGCATGGGGCGAAGCCTGAAAAGGCGTCGCGATGTTCATGCCGTAAACACCCGAGATGATGTTGGGGATCATGAGGATGATGGTAAATCCCGTCAGGAATTTCATGACCATGTTCATGTTGTTGGAGATGATGGAGGCGAACGCGTCCATGGTCCCGGACAGGATGTCGCTGTGGATCTTGGACATGTCGATAGCCTGCCGGTTCTCGGTGATGGCGTCCTCCAGCAGATCGGACTGATCCTCGGTCAACTGGATGGTGCGCATGCGCAGAACCTTGTCCATGATGATGTCGTTGGCCTTGAGGGAGGTCGTGAAGTAGACCAGACTCTTCTCGATGCCCAGAAGCTCGATGAGTTCCTCATTGCGCATGGACTGCTGCAGGCGATGTTCGATCACGTCCGAACGCCTGATGATGTCTTTCAGGAAACGCAGGTAAATGAGCGACGTGCGCTGCATGAGATGGATGGCGAAACGCATCCTGTCCGCCGTATCCACAATGCGGGTGCGGCCGTTCAGAATCCCGGTGACCAGATCCTGCGGAGAGCGGCAGACCGTGACCACGGCCGTGGGCGTTATGATCACGCCGATGGGCTGGGTGAGATAGGGAATGCGATCGGAGACATTCTCGACCGGCACGCGCAGGACCAGCAGGAGCACACCTTCCTCCAGCTCAAGCCGGGCGCGCTCGTCGACATCCAACGGGTCGGTCAGATGGTCGAGGGGAATGCCAAGCAGGATCGAAGTGCGCTGCAACTCCTCCTCGGAGGGGTTGATCAGGTTGACCCAGCAGTCGGAGTCGAGGTGTTCCTGAGGGGACAGGATTCCATCAATGGTCTTGTGGATTGTAATCATGTCGAGAGTCCTTCAAATGGTGTGAACAGGCAGAAAAAATACGCCGGGTTCATCGGCAGCCCGGACGTGGCCCAAAACCGATCTGAAGAATCACGAGTACGGGTCCGCGGAACGACCTGCGGCACGAGGAAGCTGTCCGGAGCGGACAAAGCGGCGGCAAAAGACCGCACGGGAACGAAAAGTGTGGGAAAGCATGATCCACCTGCCGCAGCGCCGAGGCTCCGTCAGGCGGCCTGGTCAGGCGCGATGAGGACGGGGAGCTCGACGAAAAAGTTTACGATGTCGGAAGCAGGGCCTAGGGCCGCAACTGTCGCCAGAATCCACTGTGATCTCCTTTGCATGTCGCCCGGGCACAATGTCCGGGACACAAAAAACGATGGCAACCCGTACGCCTGACATTCTCGAAACGCAAGTCCAATCCCGTAATTTCTGTCGCAAACGTCCAAAAAAGTTCCTGAAATCCGCGCCGGATGCGTTGCCCTTGAAAGCGTTTTAACGTAAGAGCAACCGATTCTTTCACGGCAGTTCCCATTACACGCGACCTTCGGGACGCATCCCCTCCAGAGCGCCAGGATGAACCATGATTTTTGACAACATCCGCATGAAGCCCAAGCTCCTGTTCCTGTTCATCATGACCGGAATCGTTCCTCTGGGCATCGTGGCCCTCATCGGCAGCTATTCCGCTTCCAACGCCCTTCTGGATCTGGCCTTTGAACAACTCGGCAGCATCCAGGCCATCAAGCGCGACAAGCTGCAAACCACCCTGACCGAACGCATAAGCGGGCTCAAGCTCCTGGCCGGACTGCGGCAGACCCAGCAGGCCGTGGAAGACCTGAACATGCTCGGGGAAGAAGACCCGGCGCGCCCCTATCCCATCGAATCAAGCGAATATCAAAGAATTCACGGCAGATACGATTCCCAGCTCAAAGGCTACATCGCGGTCAACGGTTTTGAGGACATCTACCTGATCGACCGTCGCGGCGGTAATGTCATGTACGCGGCCGGCCAGGGCGAGGAGCTTGGCACCAGCCTGGCCACCGGTCGCTACCGCCACACGGCGCTGGCCAGACTCTGGGAACGGGTGCTGCGCAGCGGAGACGTGGCCTTCGAGGATTTCAGCACCTACGAGCCCAATGGCGGGAAACAGGCCGCCTTCATCGGCTATCCGGTCCTTGATCTGCAGGGCGGCGTGGCCGGAGTCATCGCCGCGCGCGTCTCGGGCGAATTCATCAACCAGATAATGCCCTCCCGGCAAGGGCTGGGCAAATCGGGAGAATCCTATCTGCTGCGCTGGCTCGAAGCCCAAAAAAAATTCGAAATGCGCAGCGATATCAAGACGATGGGCAACGGGCTCTACGTCATCGGCTACACCCTGCCCCGCACTCCAGTCTACTGGCATGACGCCGTGGCCAACGGCTTCGATGGCGGTGGCGGCACCTACGAGGACAGCTCGGGCACGACGGTACTGGTGGCCTTCAACACGCTGGACGTGCTGGGCACCAACTGGATTCTCATTTCCAAGATCGACAAGGGCGAAATTCTGCGCCCCATCTGGACGTTCCTGCTGATTATCTGCGTCACCGGCGCGGTGCTGGCCCTCATGATCGCGCCGGGCGCCTACGGTCTGGCCAAGGGCATCAGCCAGCCGCTGGAACAGGGCGTGAGCTTCGCCGAGGCCATCTCCGCCGGAGATTTGAAGGCCCGCCTGGACCTGCGTCAAAAGGACGAGCTGGGCATGCTGGCCAAGGCCCTGAACAGCATGGCCCGCAACCTGCGCGAAATGGACTGGCTCAACCAGGGCAAGACAGGGCTCGACGACACCCTGCGCGGCGAACACAGCCCTCAGGAACTGGCCCGGCTTTTCATCTCCTTCATCTGCAAGCACCTGGACAGCCAGATCGGACTCTTTTTCCTGCACGATGACGGCGAGCTGGTGCTGACCTCGTCCTACGCCTTCACCAACCGGCAAGGGCAATTCACCAGGCTGCGCGTAGGCGAGGGGCTGGTCGGCCAGGCCGCCCTGGAAGGGGAAATCCTTACCTTCGCTCAGGTCGAAGAAGGGGCTCCGCATTTTCATTTCGGTCCCGGTGAAGCCGTCCCCAGCCATTTCCTGGCCGCGCCCGTGTTCATGGGCAAGGAGCTGCTCGGCGCATTCCTCATCGGCCGCGAATATGCATTTTCACCTCTGCACAGGCAGTTCATAGCCGATATCGCCAAGAATACAGCGGTTCTGTTCAACATGGCCACCTCGCGCGGCGTGATCGCGAACCTCTTGAGGCAGGCCCAGGAACAGCAGGAGATGCTGCGGGTGGCCAACGAGGAACTCGAAGAGCAGACCAACATGCTCAAAGAGTCCCAGACCGAGCTACAGGCCCAGCAGGAGGAGTTGCAGGTCACCAACGAGGAACTGGCCGAACAGACCCGCGCCCTCAAGGAATCCGAACGCAGGCTGCAGGATCAGCAGGGCGAACTGCGCTCCGTCAACGACAAGCTTGGCGAACGGGCCATGGAGCTTGAAGAGCAAAAAAGCGCCATCCGACGCAAGAACAAGGAGCTTCTGCGCGCCCAGGAGCAACTCAAGCTCAAGGCCCAGGAACTGGAAAGCGCGAGCAGGTACAAATCCGAATTCCTGGCCAACATGTCCCACGAGCTGCGCACCCCGCTCAACTCCATCCTCATCCTGTCCCAGCTTCTGGCGCACAACAAGGAAGGCAACCTTTCCACGAAACAAACGGAAGCGGCGTCGGCCATCAACTCTTCGGGCGCGGATCTTTTGCGCCTCATCAACGAGATTCTGGACCTGTCCAAGGTCGAGGCGGGCAAGGTCGAGCTGCATCTGGAAGAGATGCCGCTAACCTCCATGATTTCGGACCTGCAACGGGTCTTCAAGGGTGTCGCCGTGGAAAAGGGCGTCTCCTTTCTGGTCGAACAGGACCCGTCCCTGCCCGAGACCATGCTCACCGATACGCACCGGCTGCAGCAAGTCCTGCGCAACCTTCTGTCCAATGCCTTCAAGTTCACGGACCACGGCAGCGTGACCCTGTCCATCTCCCGCCCCGACCCTGAAATCACTCTGCCCGGCAGCATCGCCTCGACCGAGGAAGCGATCTGCATCGCGGTCACGGACATGGGCATCGGAATTCCCGAGGACAAGCAGGGCACGATCTTCGAGGCCTTCCGACAGGCCGACGGCAGCACCAGCCGCAAATACGGCGGCACGGGCCTTGGGCTGTCCATCTCCCGGGAGCTGACCAAACTTCTGGGCGGAGAAATCCGCCTACACAGCCGGGAAGGCCAAGGCTCGACCTTCAGCCTGATCCTGCCCCTGCGCCACCACGCCGGCACTTCCGCAGACGAAATCCGCCCCAGGGAGTCCGCGCCCGAGCAGAAAGCGACGCCCCCCCGGGCTGCAAAGCCCGAGGCCGAAGCACCCGCGCCCTATCTGCAGGACGATCGCGCCAACCTCAAATCCAGCGACAAATCGTTGCTGATCATCGAGGATGACCAGCGTTTCGCCCGCATCTTGCGTGATCAGGCGCGAGACATGGGCTTCAAGGTCCTCTTCGCGGCCGACGGCGAGACCGGTCTGCATTTTGCCGATTTTCATGCTCCAAGCGCCATCATCCTTGACAACGTCCTGCCGGGCATTGACGGCTGGACCGTCATGGAGCGACTCAAAAACGATCCCCGAACGCGTCACATCCCCCTGTCCTTCATCTCGGCGGAAGACCGCAGCCTGGAAGCCATGCGCATGGGCGCGCTGGCCTTTTTGACCAAGCCCGTGAAGATCGAAGAACTGCAAAAACTGCTTGAAAAAATCGACTCCTTCATCAAAAAACCCTCGCGCAGGTTACTCGTGGTCGATGACGACGCCCTGCAACGGGAGTCCATTCGCGCACTGATCGGCAACGGAGACGTTGAAACCGTGACCGCCGCCTCGGGCGCCCAGGCGCTGGCGCTGCTCAAGTCCCAGAACTTCGACTGCATGATCCTGGACCTTGGGCTCAGCGACATGTCCGGCTTTGACGTGCTGCGGACGCTGCGCTCCGGCCCGGCTCCGTCCGCCCTGCCCGTGGTCGTCTACACAGGCCGGGACCTGAGCGATGAGGAAGAGCGCAGGCTCTCGCAGTATGCTGAGAGTATCATCGTCAAGGGCGCACGCTCTCCGGAGCGGTTGCTGGAAGAAACGACGCTCTTCCTGCACCGGGTCCAGGCCAATCTGCCCCAGGAAAAGCAACGCATGCTCCAGACCGACTCGGAGCCGGAATCCGTACTCTTCGCGCGCACGGTCCTCGTGGTCGATGACGACATGCGCAACATTTTTGCGCTGACGAGCGTGCTTGAGGAAAAAGGGATGCAGGTCGTGGTGGCCCGGGACGGCAGCGAAAGCCTGACCAAGCTGCGGGAAAATCCCGAGATAGATCTGGTGCTCATGGACATCATGATGCCGGTCATGGACGGCTATGAAGCCATGCGGGAGATCCGCAAGGATCCGAGGCTCAAGGATCTGCCCATCATCGCCCTGACCGCCAAGGCCATGAAGGGCGACAAGAGCGCCTGCATCGAGGCCGGCGCCAACGACTATCTGGCCAAACCCGTGGACATGAACAAGCTGCTCTCGCTGTTGCGCGTATGGCTATACCGCAAATGAACGTCCATCCCGAGACCGAGCGCATCGAGTTGCGTCTTCTGCTGGAAGCCATCTACCTCAAATACGGGTACGACTTTCGCAACTACTCCATGGCCCACCTCAAGCGGCGGGCCGAGTACAGATTGAGTCTCTCCGGGCTGGCTTCCATTTCGCAGTTGCAGCACGCGGTCCTGCATGACGAAAAGATGTTCCTGATTTTTTTGCAGGACCTGTCCATCAATGTCTCGGAGATGTTCAGGGACCCGCCGTTCTACAAGGCGCTCAGAAACGAGATCCTGCCCATGCTCGGCACCTACCCGTCCTTCAAGATCTGGCATGCAGGATGTTCCGCCGGACAGGAAGTGTACTCCATGGCCATTCTGCTGCACGAGGCGGGAATGCGCGAGCGCGGGCAGATCTACGCCACGGATTTCAACCGCGCCATCCTGGAACAGGCCAGGGAAGCCGCCTTTCCGCTGGCGCAGCTCAAGGATTACACGACCAAATACCAGCAGGCGGGCGGGGAAAATTCATTTGCAGACTACTACACGGCCGATGACGAACGGGCGCTGCTGTGTTCGTTCCTCAAAGAAAGGGTTTTCTTTTCCGAGCACAATCTGGTCACGGACGGAGTTTTCGGCGAAATGCACCTGATTGTCTGCCGCAACGTCCTCATCTACTTCGACCGCGAGTTGCAGGACCGGGTAGTTGGACTTTTTGTCGATAGCCTGTGTCCGGGGGGATTCTTGTGTCTGGGAAGCAAGGAAAGCCTCAAATTTTCCAGGCATGCGGAAAAATTTGAAGTCGTGCGGGAAAAGGAAAAAATATACCGCAAGCGCAGGGACGCATGAAGAGAGCGTTCAAGGCCGTGGTTGTCGGTGTCTCCTCCGGAGGGCTCGAAGCCCTCAAGATTCTTGTCCCGGGCCTGCGCAAAGACCTCCCTGTGCCCGTGCTCATCGTGCAGCACCTTTCGCCCCAGGCCGACTCCTATCTTGCGGTCCGCCTGGACGAGGTGAGCGGGCTCAAAGTCAAGGAGGCCGAGGACAAGGAGTTTCTCAAGGCGGGCGTGGCATATGTGGCTCCACCCGATTATCATCTGCTGGTGGAACCGGATGGTAGCCTTTGCCTCAGCGTTGACCCGAAAGTGAATTTTTCACGGCCCTCGGTGGATGTGCTCTTCGAGACCGCATCCGACGCCTTCGGCGCCGCGCTCGTCGGCGTGATCCTGACCGGGGCCAACCAGGACGGAGCCAAGGGACTGGCCCGCATCAAGCGCCGAGGAGGCCTCGCCATCGTGCAGTCCCCGGATTCGGCCCTGGCGGACGCCATGCCACGGGCCGCCCTGGAATCCACCAATGTGGACCATGTCTTGCCTTTGCGCGAGATCGCCCCTTTTTTGAACAACCTCCTTATTGGACCGAGCCATGCCAACACCGATTGACATCCTGATCGTGGACGATCGCCCGGAAAACCTGCTGACCCTTGAACATCTCCTCGAAAACCCGGAGCTGAACATCGTGCGCGCGGGCTCAGGCCAGGAAGCCCTGGCCAGCCTGCTGGACCACGATTTTGCTCTTGTGCTTTTGGACGTGCAGATGCCGGACATGGACGGTTTCGAAACGGCGGAACTGATGCGCGGCAACAAACGCACCCGGCACATCCCCATCATCTTCGTCACCGCCAGCCATACCGAGCATCAACACATTTTTCGCGGGTACGATTCCGGGGCCGTGGACTATCTGTTCAAGCCCCTGGACCCGCAAATGCTCTTCTGCAAGGTCCGAATATTCCTGGAAATTCATCGTCAACGGCATGCACTGCAAAGCAAGACCCGGGAACTTGACGCCAGAATCGCCGAACTCAATCAGCTACAGGCCGAGCTGGAGGAAAAAAACCGCCAGCTGCAACTCCTGTCGTCCCTTGACGGACTGACCGGCATCCCCAACCGCCGGCAATTCGACGAGATGCTCAATCTGGAGTGGAACCGCATGGCCCGCGAAAAAACCCCTCTCTCGCTGATCATCCTGGATGTGGATCATTTCAAGCGTTTCAATGACCGCTACGGACATCTGGCCGGCGACTGCTGCCTGTGCCGCGTGGCCTCGGCCCTGGCGGCCATGATGCGACGCCCCGCCGACATGGTCGCACGCTATGGCGGCGAGGAATTCGCGGCCATTCTGCCGGGCACCAGCCCCGAGGGAGCGCAACTGGTGGCGGAGAGCATGCGCAGAACCGTAGCCGAACTTACGATCGAACACCTGGACTCGCCGGTCCAGAGCGTTGTCACCGTAAGCCTTGGAGTGAGCACGGTCATCCCGATTCCCGGCTGCATCCCGGCAGACTTGATCCAGGCCGCCGACCAGGGACTTTACCAGGCCAAGCAGGAAGGCCGGGACCGCTGGATTCGCACCGACTGCATTCCCCTGTCGTGCAGATCTCCCTGGAACTAGGCGCTTCACCCTTTGAAAGTCCATGTATTATGCAATGCATGGCGACAGCGGAGCCCATGAAATGACGACGCCAGACTCATTGCCTCTAAGCGCCTTCAGGATTCTTGACGGGCGGGGACATGGAGCGCGTCAGGCCTGGGTTCCGGGACAGGACGTGCCTCGAAGCGAAGGCCTCGCATGGTTCCACCTGAACTATGCCGACCCGGAAACCCGGGACTGGCTGCTGCACTCCGAACTGCTGAGCATTCCGGTGGCGGAATCTTTGCTCGACGAAGAAACACGGCCTCGCGTACTGCATCACGGCGAGGGGCTGCTCCTGACGCTGCGTGGAGTGAACCTCAATCCCGGCGCCGAGCCCGAGGACATGGTCTCCATAAGATTATGGATCGAGGACGGCCGGATCATTTCCACACGCAAGCGCCGGCTCAAATCCGTGGAAGCTATCCAGGCCAGACTCGAAGCGGGACACGGCCCCCGCAGCAGCGGGGAATTTCTGGTGATGTTGCTCGCGCTCATGACGGGCAACATCGGAGAGGTCATCGAGGCACTGGAAGACAACATGGCCGAGGTGGAAGAGAGGATCGTCGAACACAAGGATGCCAGGGCCCGCGAAAGCCTGGCCGATCTGCGCAGGCAGGCCATCGCGCTGCGCCGCTACCTCGCGCCGCAGCGCGAAGCTCTGTCACGGCTGACCACCGAGCAGGTTCCATGGATGAGCCCGGACGATCATTTCCGCATTCGCGAAACCACGGATGAACTCATTCGGCACATAGAAGATCTTGACGCGGTTCGTGAACGCGCGGCCCTCGCCCACGAGGAGTTCGTGAACCACGCCTCGGAGCAGTTGAACAGGCGCATGTTCATGCTTTCGGTGGTGACGGTGATCTTCCTTCCGCTTGGATTCTTGACGGGACTTTTCGGCATCAACGTGGGCGGCATCCCCGGATCCGGCAGCCCATGGGGCTTTGCCGCATTCTGCCTGGGCGTCGCGCTGGCGGGAGCGGGCATCTTCCTGATCTTCAAGCGATCCCGCTGGCTATAAAAAAAGACGATTGATCATTCCAAGCATGGATTACAGCGCGGCACCACCATGGCACGCACGCAAAGGATCTGATCAATCGTCTTGTGCGCTCTCTAACATTCCGGCACGCCCCTCTGCAAGAACGGATTGTGTTTTTTGTTTAGCATCCATTCTGTCGAAATAGCCGCTCAGTTGGGACACGCAGCGCACCGATATGCGTGAAAAACCCTCGGCAAGAAGAACCTCCTCCAACTTGCAAAGCATTCGGGATGAATGAATCTCACGGCCAAGATGCAGTTCATGGCATCCTGAGTCGCCAAGTCGCAGCCTGAATGGGAATTCCTCATGTCCCGCCGCTTGCAAAGCCTCTTCCACGGCCCGCTCCCCGGCGGCCAGACGCGCCAATAGCCGCGCATCAGGAGGCAGGCCATATGGCAGGCGGGTCAGCAGACAGGCCCGGGCCTGCTGCTCCGGGCGCGCGAGGCCCGTCTTCCTGGCCAGGGAGCGAATCATGTCCTTGGTCAATCCGGCTTCGGCCAGGGGAGAGCGGATGCAAAGTTCAAGCAGTGCCCGCCTGCCGGGACGGAACTGCTGGGCGTCCGAGGCGTTGGAACCGTCACAGACAGGCGACGTGGCGACGGACAGAATCTGCTCGAAAAGAAAGCGCTTGCATTCATAACAACGCTCCTTCGAACCGGCCGCGACTTCGGGCAGAATCAACGGATCAAGCAGCAGCGATTTCACGGACAGCCCCATGCTTGCAGCCCACCCGAGAGCGTATTCAGACTCTTCGGGGGCGACATGTGGGCCGCGAACATGCACAAGCTCCACCGACACTCCGGCCAGCAAACCGGCATGGGCCAAAAAACGGCTGTCGATCCCGCCGGAAAAGGCCACGGTGACAGGGCCCGTTTCACGCAGCCGACCGATCAGAAAATCCAAGGCGGCAGCTTCGTCATGCACGGGCATCGAGACTCCTCGTTTCAGGCTGATCTTCATCCAATGTTTCCTCTTCCCTGCCCGCCAAAAACACCGTAAGCGACCGCCATGAGCCACTTCAGCGCGATCCACGAAATTGACGCGGGGGAATTTTCGGTCCGCAGCGTCCTGATCCGGGGAACCCGGTTCTGCCTGATCTGGGACACCTTGACCAGTCCGCGCGACATGACCCGCTTCGCCCAAATCTGCGCTGGACAGCAGTGTCTGGCTGTCTACAGCCACGCCGACTGGGACCACGTGCAGGGCACGGCAGCCCTGGACAATCCCGTCATCATCGGCCACTCGGACTGCGCCCGGCGGTTCGAGGTCGAGGCCCGGCAGACCCTGGTCGCCATGCAGGCCAGGGAACCGGGCAGGTGGGACGAGGTCAAGCTCATCCCGCCGCACATCACCTTCGAAGGCCGCCTCGACCTTGACCTCGGCGGCCTGACGGTCCAGCTGCACTCCCTGCCCGGGCACACCCCGGACACCCTCGTGGCCTTCATACCGGAAATGGAGCTTCTGCTGGCCGGGGACGCCGTGGAACTGCCCCTGCCTTGCGTGCCTGCGGGCTGCAACCTTGATGCGTGGATAGAGGAGCTTCTGCGCTGGCGCAAGCACCCGGGTGCGTGTAGGATCATTCCATCCCACGGCCCCATGGGCGGCAAGGAAATTCTGGACGGCACCATCGACTATCTCGACGGCTTGCGGCGGGGCGAAAACATGCTCTTGCCTGAAGGGCTGTCCCCGTTTTACGTCACCACACACCGGGACAACTTGAGTAATCGCGGCATCGGCTCCGGATCGTAGTCCGCCTGTATCAATACAATTTTCAACATCAACCGAGGAGATCTCGATGAAGGTCGTCTTTCACCTGGACCTGGACGAAGAAAAGGTTCTGCGCATCGCCCTGACCAACATGGAAAACCTGCGCGCCGCCAAGCCGGGAGCACGCATCAATCTGCTGGTCAATGGACCCGCAGTCAAATTTTTCCGCAAAAACGGCGAGGACGAATTTCTGACGCGCATCAAGAACCTGATCCAGTCCGAAGTGACGGTCTTCGTGTGCCAGAACGCCCTGCGCGCCTTCGAAATCCCCGAGGAAGACCTCTGCCCCGGATGCGAAACCGTCCCAGCCGGCGTTGTCGCCCTGATCAAATTGCAACAGCAGGGCTGCGCATACATCAAACCGTAGGGGGGAGGGCAAAAGGTTTTTTGCCCCTA contains:
- a CDS encoding MBL fold metallo-hydrolase, with translation MSHFSAIHEIDAGEFSVRSVLIRGTRFCLIWDTLTSPRDMTRFAQICAGQQCLAVYSHADWDHVQGTAALDNPVIIGHSDCARRFEVEARQTLVAMQAREPGRWDEVKLIPPHITFEGRLDLDLGGLTVQLHSLPGHTPDTLVAFIPEMELLLAGDAVELPLPCVPAGCNLDAWIEELLRWRKHPGACRIIPSHGPMGGKEILDGTIDYLDGLRRGENMLLPEGLSPFYVTTHRDNLSNRGIGSGS
- a CDS encoding DsrE family protein yields the protein MKVVFHLDLDEEKVLRIALTNMENLRAAKPGARINLLVNGPAVKFFRKNGEDEFLTRIKNLIQSEVTVFVCQNALRAFEIPEEDLCPGCETVPAGVVALIKLQQQGCAYIKP